Proteins co-encoded in one Gehongia tenuis genomic window:
- a CDS encoding manganese catalase family protein: protein MFKHDKKLLHDVKVDGPNPNYAALLQEQLGGPQGELKAALQYLSQSLRIKDPEIKDLFLDVAAEEMSHFEMVAETVNLLNGHVLDAANATVGSVEAHVLTGLTPMLANASGYLWTAAYVNETGDLAADILSDIAAEQRAKVVYEYLYRQISDKGVRETIDFLLNREEAHNAMFREAFNRIQDTGSQKDYGATVDSRIYFDLSHPGGQSFDPGHAHAPSFNPPS from the coding sequence ATGTTCAAACACGACAAAAAACTGCTTCACGACGTGAAGGTGGACGGACCCAACCCCAACTATGCGGCCCTGCTGCAGGAGCAGCTGGGCGGACCCCAGGGCGAACTCAAGGCGGCCCTGCAGTACCTCAGCCAAAGCCTTCGCATCAAGGACCCGGAAATCAAGGACCTGTTTTTGGACGTAGCGGCGGAAGAGATGAGCCACTTTGAGATGGTGGCCGAGACGGTGAACCTTTTAAACGGCCACGTGCTGGACGCGGCGAACGCCACGGTGGGCAGCGTGGAGGCCCACGTGCTCACCGGTCTCACCCCCATGCTGGCAAACGCCTCGGGCTATCTGTGGACGGCGGCTTATGTAAACGAAACCGGTGATCTGGCCGCGGATATCCTCTCGGATATCGCGGCGGAGCAGCGGGCGAAAGTGGTGTACGAATACCTGTACCGTCAGATCAGCGACAAGGGCGTTCGGGAGACCATCGATTTTCTGCTCAACCGGGAGGAGGCCCACAACGCCATGTTCCGGGAGGCCTTCAACCGCATCCAGGATACGGGCTCGCAGAAGGATTACGGCGCCACGGTGGATTCCAGGATCTACTTTGATCTTTCCCATCCCGGCGGCCAGTCCTTCGATCCCGGCCATGCCCACGCCCCCAGCTTCAATCCTCCCAGCTGA
- the trpB gene encoding tryptophan synthase subunit beta, translating to MSKGRYGVHGGQFVPEILMNAVLELEDAYERYKDDPEFVAELEALNRNYTGRPSLLYYAKKMTGDLGGAKIYIKREDLNHTGAHKINNVLGQALLAKRMGKTRLIAETGAGQHGVATATAAALFGMECEIYMGQEDTKRQAMNVYRMELLGAKVHPVVSGTKTLKDAVNETMREWTRRIADTHYVLGSAVGPHPFPMIVRDFQSIISKEIKAQILAAEGRLPDAVVACVGGGSNAIGAFHHFVDDPSVRLIGCEAAGRGIHTGRHAATMTCGAEGIFHGMKSYFCQDEYGQIAPVYSISAGLDYPGVGPEHAALKDMGRAEYVPVTDDEAVDAFEYLSRTEGIIPAIESSHAVAHARKLAPTLRRDQIMVINLSGRGDKDVAAIAHYRGVDIHE from the coding sequence ATGTCCAAAGGAAGATACGGTGTGCACGGCGGCCAGTTCGTTCCCGAGATCCTGATGAACGCGGTGCTGGAGCTGGAGGACGCCTACGAGCGCTATAAGGATGACCCCGAATTCGTGGCGGAGCTGGAGGCGCTGAACCGGAACTACACCGGCCGGCCCTCCCTGCTCTACTATGCAAAGAAGATGACGGGGGACCTGGGCGGCGCGAAGATCTACATCAAACGGGAGGATCTCAACCACACCGGCGCCCATAAGATCAACAACGTGCTGGGCCAGGCGCTGCTGGCGAAACGCATGGGCAAGACGCGGCTCATCGCCGAGACCGGCGCCGGCCAGCACGGGGTGGCCACGGCCACGGCGGCGGCCCTTTTCGGGATGGAGTGCGAGATCTACATGGGCCAGGAGGACACGAAGCGCCAGGCTATGAACGTCTACCGCATGGAGCTTTTAGGGGCCAAGGTCCATCCGGTGGTGAGCGGCACGAAAACCCTGAAGGACGCGGTGAACGAGACCATGCGGGAGTGGACCCGCCGCATCGCCGACACCCACTATGTGCTGGGTTCAGCGGTGGGACCCCATCCCTTCCCCATGATCGTGCGGGATTTCCAGAGCATCATCAGCAAGGAGATAAAAGCCCAGATTCTGGCGGCGGAGGGGCGGCTGCCGGACGCCGTCGTCGCCTGCGTGGGCGGCGGCTCCAACGCCATTGGAGCCTTCCACCACTTCGTGGACGACCCCTCGGTCCGGCTCATCGGGTGCGAGGCCGCGGGCCGAGGCATCCACACCGGCCGGCACGCCGCCACCATGACCTGCGGCGCCGAGGGCATCTTCCACGGCATGAAGTCCTACTTCTGTCAGGATGAATACGGCCAGATCGCGCCGGTCTACTCCATCTCCGCCGGACTGGATTACCCCGGCGTGGGCCCGGAGCACGCGGCGCTGAAGGATATGGGTCGGGCGGAATACGTGCCCGTCACCGACGACGAGGCGGTGGACGCCTTCGAATACCTCTCCCGCACCGAAGGCATCATTCCCGCCATCGAGAGCAGCCATGCGGTGGCCCACGCCAGAAAGCTGGCGCCCACTCTTCGCAGGGACCAGATCATGGTTATCAATCTTTCGGGCCGTGGCGACAAGGACGTGGCCGCCATCGCCCACTATCGGGGGGTCGATATTCATGAGTAA
- the trpA gene encoding tryptophan synthase subunit alpha gives MSKIQKAFKKGRALMPFIVAGDPDLETTERLIAAMAEGGADLIVVAVPFSDPVAEGPEAAGAHLRALAGGVDTDGVFDMLERVRRVSAAPVVLWTYANPVFVYGVETFMARAEAAGVDGVILPDVPYEEREEIAPLCEKHGIDLVPLIAPAPKERIQKLARSGRGLLCCLPAVDAAGPRPGILSEPGAMITAARAASSLPCVLFFDGPGAPSDCPAEGVILAAAARIVAEKGRNAVQFAVEYLKMMNKAFLS, from the coding sequence ATGAGTAAGATTCAGAAGGCCTTTAAGAAGGGGCGGGCGCTGATGCCCTTCATCGTCGCCGGGGACCCGGATCTTGAAACCACCGAAAGGCTGATTGCGGCCATGGCCGAGGGGGGCGCGGACCTCATCGTCGTGGCCGTCCCCTTCTCCGATCCGGTGGCCGAGGGGCCGGAAGCGGCGGGGGCCCACCTCCGCGCTCTCGCCGGAGGCGTCGATACCGACGGCGTCTTTGATATGCTGGAGCGGGTGCGGCGGGTTTCGGCGGCGCCCGTCGTCCTTTGGACCTATGCCAACCCGGTGTTCGTCTACGGGGTGGAGACCTTCATGGCCCGGGCGGAGGCCGCTGGGGTGGACGGCGTCATTCTCCCCGACGTGCCCTACGAGGAACGGGAGGAGATTGCGCCCCTTTGCGAAAAGCACGGTATCGATCTGGTGCCCCTCATCGCGCCCGCGCCGAAGGAGCGCATCCAGAAGCTGGCCCGCTCCGGGAGGGGATTGCTGTGCTGTCTGCCCGCCGTGGACGCCGCCGGACCGCGCCCGGGTATCCTCTCGGAGCCGGGAGCGATGATCACGGCGGCGAGGGCGGCCTCGTCCCTCCCCTGCGTCCTCTTCTTTGACGGCCCCGGCGCGCCGTCGGACTGCCCCGCCGAGGGGGTGATTTTGGCGGCTGCCGCCCGGATCGTGGCCGAAAAGGGACGAAATGCTGTCCAATTCGCCGTAGAATATCTCAAAATGATGAACAAAGCCTTCCTTTCTTGA
- a CDS encoding Hpt domain-containing protein — translation MELLDALRREGADVDGALTRFMGDEALYEKFLRKLPGDENYAELVSAIRRKDAEAIFRHAHTLKGLYGTLGLTKLFETVSALTERSRHGETEGCDEILKQLVRDYEKFEELLG, via the coding sequence ATGGAGCTTTTGGATGCGCTGCGCCGGGAGGGCGCGGACGTGGACGGGGCGCTCACGCGGTTCATGGGCGATGAGGCGCTGTACGAAAAATTTCTGCGCAAGCTGCCCGGCGACGAGAACTATGCCGAGCTCGTCTCCGCCATCCGCCGGAAGGACGCTGAGGCCATCTTCCGCCATGCTCACACGCTGAAGGGTCTGTACGGCACGCTGGGGCTCACGAAGCTGTTTGAAACGGTTTCGGCCCTCACCGAACGGAGCCGCCATGGCGAGACGGAGGGCTGCGACGAGATTTTGAAGCAGCTGGTGCGGGATTACGAAAAGTTTGAAGAACTGCTCGGCTAA
- a CDS encoding HD domain-containing phosphohydrolase, with the protein MERKNTILIVDDGELNRVILKKMFEGNYAVLEASNGREAMEKMEQIHDYLAVVLLDIVMPEMDGLAVLAAMGERGLLKKVPVILITAEESPEVEKRSYDLGAADMIKKPFDPYIVRRRVENMIELYRHKNFLEQMVERQTRALRGQTERLEEQTRMLRRQTERLERFNEMVIDTLSTVVEYRNLESGQHIRRIRRFTGALLNKLASYHGEEYGLAPEIITTITSASAMHDIGKIAIPDSVLCKPGRLTTEEFEIMKGHTVKGCEILDTLSGMEDQVYLHCAKNICRYHHERWDGGGYPDGLKGEAIPISAQVVAIADVYDALTTHRVYKPAFPHERAVEMILGGECGAFSPRILRCFKEVLPEFQNFARTYADERNREGSEAH; encoded by the coding sequence ATGGAAAGAAAAAACACCATCCTCATCGTGGACGATGGGGAGCTCAACCGGGTCATCCTGAAGAAGATGTTTGAGGGAAACTACGCGGTGCTGGAGGCGTCCAACGGCCGGGAGGCCATGGAGAAGATGGAGCAGATCCACGATTATCTGGCCGTGGTTCTGCTGGACATCGTCATGCCGGAAATGGACGGACTCGCGGTGCTGGCCGCCATGGGCGAGCGGGGTCTTTTAAAGAAGGTGCCCGTCATCCTCATCACCGCCGAGGAATCCCCGGAGGTGGAGAAGCGAAGCTACGACCTCGGGGCGGCGGACATGATTAAAAAGCCCTTCGACCCCTATATCGTGCGCCGCCGGGTGGAGAACATGATCGAGCTGTACCGGCACAAGAATTTTCTTGAGCAGATGGTGGAGCGCCAGACCCGGGCTCTGCGGGGCCAGACGGAGCGGCTGGAGGAGCAGACCCGTATGCTTCGCCGCCAGACCGAGCGGCTGGAGCGATTCAATGAAATGGTCATTGACACCCTGAGCACGGTGGTGGAATACCGAAACCTGGAATCGGGCCAGCACATCCGCCGAATCCGCCGGTTCACCGGCGCCCTTTTGAACAAGCTGGCCAGCTACCACGGGGAGGAATACGGTCTCGCTCCCGAGATTATCACTACCATTACCAGCGCCTCCGCCATGCACGATATTGGCAAGATCGCCATTCCCGATTCGGTTTTGTGCAAGCCCGGCCGGCTCACCACGGAGGAGTTTGAGATCATGAAGGGGCACACCGTCAAGGGCTGCGAGATCCTGGACACCCTCTCCGGCATGGAGGATCAGGTGTACCTGCACTGCGCGAAGAACATCTGCCGCTATCACCACGAGCGGTGGGACGGCGGCGGCTACCCCGACGGCCTCAAGGGCGAGGCCATCCCCATCTCCGCCCAGGTGGTGGCCATCGCCGACGTGTACGACGCTTTGACCACCCACCGGGTCTACAAGCCCGCCTTCCCCCATGAGAGGGCGGTGGAGATGATTTTGGGCGGGGAATGCGGCGCCTTTTCGCCGAGAATTCTTCGCTGCTTCAAGGAAGTTCTGCCCGAGTTCCAGAATTTTGCCCGGACCTATGCCGACGAACGGAACCGTGAAGGAAGTGAGGCGCATTGA
- a CDS encoding diguanylate cyclase domain-containing protein codes for MKFRRMVLITLILFAIVPSLLVAGLCALNFSQRSMDLVEQNIETTAEVQAHNIENFLTQRQINIEVTGRLRMLQEYLMDSNRGEWNSEDDTYQALVNDVLTTRVEIQPYLMRFSLVNRNNVIIACNEKDRVGMESLIPAESLAAIQRGEPVVTDLLSTPDYKDGMPHFVICRPVLIDGEFEGYLLYVMNMLFFEDMVTSTDFFETGRLTIVDGGGDVMATSSAYYEEMDNIFEDEGPLGDEIRAIDLNTESQGMVEYSLDGEARMGYYARVPGTSWMVIGVVDRAEFVTPIGRTIWTVVGLVALVVLLSVIVYRLVARYFSRPLSLLLEAIRRLQGGDMDSRVAYDKNDEFGEIGRAFNELIDKIKADRRELLIKEERYRVIVEQSEGIIFEYNIEEGTFFREPGFEKKFGYKLDLSQLADGGGSMIHPDDCEAFRAFLKEVKKKEGHGITLRIRKADGSYIWCDVWVTTIFDDGGKPVKAVGRILDIDERKRVTDELVARAQRDSMTDLYNKATAETFIKDVLDHSGERDVHALFAIDVDNFKFVNDTYGHLYGDAVLKEVGGGIGSIFRGTDVVGRIGGDEFVVFMKNVKSEAMVEEKAKALAQIFHRISAGTSDFSVTGSVGVSVYPRDGRDFKALFKAADRALYAAKNHGKDRYEIFSEATADHYVIQMEARPDGERSMTDGSVTEYIFQVLYESKDIDKAVPIILDIVGRTFNVSRAYVFENSDDDSCCNNTFEWCNEGIQPQKDQLQMVPYSELDDYPANFNEDNIFYCSDVKELPPKVYHILAPQGIHSMLQCAILDDGRFKGYVGFDECSENRLWTKDEVETLSFIAKILSTFLIKTRISRRLERSYAMTRSVLDTQDMWTYVVDRATYELHFINRKTHELTPEAKLGERCYEAFFGRKEPCERCPIRALGAKRERCTLEIYNPVFKVWTRATGSLLSWQGKENMALLCCTDISEYRQEPGKPSPGA; via the coding sequence TTGAAATTTAGAAGGATGGTGCTGATCACCCTCATCCTCTTTGCCATCGTGCCTTCCCTTCTGGTGGCGGGTCTGTGTGCGCTGAATTTTTCCCAGCGGTCCATGGACCTGGTGGAGCAGAACATCGAGACCACCGCCGAGGTGCAGGCCCACAACATCGAGAACTTTCTCACCCAGCGCCAGATCAACATCGAGGTGACGGGCCGGCTCCGGATGCTCCAGGAGTACCTCATGGACAGCAATCGGGGCGAGTGGAACAGTGAGGACGACACCTATCAGGCTCTGGTGAACGATGTGTTGACGACCCGGGTGGAGATCCAGCCCTATCTGATGCGCTTCTCGCTGGTCAATCGAAACAATGTGATCATTGCCTGCAACGAGAAGGACCGGGTGGGCATGGAAAGCCTTATTCCGGCGGAGTCTCTCGCGGCCATCCAGCGGGGCGAGCCGGTGGTTACCGATCTGCTCTCCACCCCTGATTATAAGGACGGTATGCCTCATTTTGTCATCTGCCGGCCCGTGCTCATCGACGGGGAATTCGAGGGCTATCTGCTCTACGTGATGAACATGCTCTTTTTCGAGGACATGGTCACGAGCACCGATTTTTTTGAGACCGGCCGGCTGACCATTGTGGACGGTGGCGGCGACGTGATGGCCACCAGCAGCGCCTACTATGAGGAGATGGACAACATCTTCGAGGACGAGGGACCCTTGGGCGACGAGATCCGGGCCATCGACCTGAACACCGAATCCCAGGGCATGGTGGAATACAGCCTGGACGGCGAGGCGCGTATGGGTTACTACGCAAGGGTGCCCGGAACCAGCTGGATGGTGATCGGCGTGGTGGACCGAGCGGAATTCGTGACGCCCATCGGGCGCACCATCTGGACGGTGGTGGGCCTGGTCGCGCTGGTGGTACTGCTGTCGGTGATCGTCTACCGCCTGGTGGCCCGCTATTTCTCCCGGCCTTTGAGCCTGCTGCTGGAGGCCATCCGCCGCCTGCAGGGCGGCGACATGGACAGCCGTGTCGCCTACGACAAGAATGACGAATTCGGCGAGATCGGCCGGGCCTTCAACGAGCTCATCGATAAGATCAAGGCGGACCGCCGGGAGCTTCTCATCAAGGAGGAACGCTACCGGGTGATCGTCGAGCAGTCCGAAGGCATCATCTTCGAATACAACATCGAGGAGGGCACTTTCTTCCGGGAGCCCGGCTTTGAGAAGAAATTTGGTTACAAGCTGGACCTGTCCCAGCTGGCCGATGGCGGGGGGAGCATGATCCATCCCGATGACTGCGAGGCCTTTCGGGCGTTTTTGAAGGAGGTAAAAAAGAAGGAGGGCCATGGGATCACCCTGCGCATCCGCAAGGCCGACGGCAGCTACATCTGGTGCGACGTCTGGGTGACCACCATCTTTGACGACGGGGGAAAGCCGGTCAAGGCCGTGGGCCGCATCCTTGACATCGATGAGCGCAAGCGCGTGACCGACGAGCTGGTGGCGCGGGCCCAGCGTGATTCCATGACGGACCTGTACAACAAGGCCACCGCCGAGACGTTCATCAAGGACGTGCTGGATCACAGCGGCGAGCGGGACGTTCACGCCCTTTTCGCCATCGACGTGGATAACTTCAAGTTTGTCAACGACACCTACGGCCACCTTTACGGCGACGCCGTCCTGAAGGAGGTGGGCGGCGGCATTGGCTCCATCTTCCGGGGCACCGACGTGGTGGGCCGCATCGGCGGGGACGAGTTCGTGGTGTTCATGAAGAACGTGAAGTCCGAGGCCATGGTCGAGGAGAAGGCGAAGGCGCTGGCGCAAATCTTTCACCGCATCTCCGCCGGCACCAGCGATTTTTCCGTGACCGGCAGCGTGGGCGTATCGGTGTATCCAAGGGACGGCCGGGACTTCAAGGCGCTCTTTAAGGCCGCCGACCGCGCCCTCTACGCCGCCAAGAACCATGGCAAGGACCGCTATGAGATCTTTTCCGAGGCTACCGCCGACCATTACGTGATCCAGATGGAGGCGCGGCCGGACGGCGAGCGGTCCATGACCGACGGCAGCGTGACCGAGTACATCTTCCAGGTCCTCTACGAGTCGAAGGACATCGACAAGGCGGTGCCCATCATCTTGGATATCGTGGGCCGCACCTTCAACGTGAGCCGGGCCTATGTGTTCGAGAACAGCGACGACGACAGCTGCTGCAACAACACCTTTGAATGGTGCAACGAGGGCATTCAGCCTCAAAAGGACCAGCTGCAGATGGTGCCCTACAGCGAGCTTGACGATTACCCCGCCAACTTCAACGAGGACAACATCTTTTACTGCAGCGACGTCAAGGAGCTTCCGCCCAAGGTGTACCATATCCTGGCGCCCCAGGGCATCCACTCCATGCTCCAGTGCGCCATCCTGGACGACGGCCGCTTCAAGGGCTACGTGGGTTTTGACGAGTGCAGCGAGAACCGCCTTTGGACCAAGGATGAGGTGGAAACCCTCAGCTTTATCGCCAAAATCCTCAGCACCTTCCTCATCAAGACCCGCATCAGCCGGCGGCTGGAACGGTCCTATGCGATGACCCGGTCGGTGCTGGACACCCAGGATATGTGGACCTACGTGGTGGACCGGGCCACCTACGAGCTGCATTTTATCAACCGCAAGACCCACGAGCTGACGCCGGAAGCCAAGCTGGGCGAGCGGTGCTACGAGGCCTTCTTCGGCCGGAAGGAGCCCTGCGAACGCTGTCCCATCCGCGCTCTGGGGGCAAAGCGGGAACGGTGCACCCTGGAGATCTACAACCCCGTGTTCAAGGTATGGACCCGGGCCACCGGCTCCCTGCTCTCCTGGCAGGGCAAGGAGAACATGGCGCTGCTGTGCTGCACCGATATCAGCGAGTACAGGCAGGAACCGGGAAAGCCGTCCCCCGGCGCGTGA
- a CDS encoding LL-diaminopimelate aminotransferase, with protein sequence MINRNYLELKDSYLFAEVESRVAKYTAEHPGADVIRLGIGDVTRPLTPAVTAALHRAVDEMGEADTFRGYGPYAGYAFLREAIRGHYGKRNVALGLNEIFVSDGAKSDLGNILDIFGADISVLIPDPVYPVYVDTNVMAGRKIGFLQATEQNGFLPLPDPAVHGDIIYLCSPGNPTGAVYDRAGLAAWVDYANREGAVILFDAAYEAFVTGDLPRSIYEIPGTETCAIEFGSFSKTAGFTGTRCGYTVVPEALVRDGESLGALWLRRQSTKFNGTPYIVQRAAEAVYSEAGFAEAMANIAVYRENARVIADALTAAGVWFTGGENSPYIWLKCPGGMDSWTFFDRLLSKAQVVGTPGEGFGQNGEGFFRLTAFASPENTRRAARRLQDFLRAL encoded by the coding sequence ATGATCAACCGCAACTACCTTGAACTGAAGGACAGCTATCTGTTTGCCGAGGTGGAAAGCCGCGTAGCCAAATACACGGCGGAGCATCCGGGGGCCGACGTGATCCGCCTCGGGATCGGCGACGTGACCCGCCCGCTCACCCCGGCCGTGACCGCCGCCCTCCACCGGGCGGTGGACGAGATGGGGGAAGCCGATACCTTCCGGGGCTACGGCCCCTATGCCGGCTATGCCTTTTTGCGGGAGGCCATCCGCGGCCATTATGGGAAGCGGAATGTAGCGCTGGGCCTCAATGAGATCTTCGTCAGCGACGGCGCCAAGAGCGATCTAGGGAACATCCTCGACATCTTCGGCGCCGATATTTCCGTCCTCATCCCCGATCCGGTCTACCCCGTGTACGTGGACACCAACGTCATGGCCGGCCGGAAGATCGGCTTCCTTCAGGCCACCGAGCAGAACGGATTCCTGCCCCTGCCCGATCCGGCGGTCCATGGTGACATCATCTATCTGTGCTCCCCGGGCAACCCCACCGGCGCCGTGTACGACCGGGCGGGGCTTGCCGCCTGGGTGGACTACGCCAACCGGGAAGGGGCCGTCATCCTCTTCGACGCGGCCTATGAGGCCTTCGTCACCGGGGATCTTCCCCGCAGCATCTATGAAATTCCCGGAACCGAGACCTGCGCCATCGAATTTGGTTCCTTTTCAAAGACCGCGGGCTTCACCGGCACCCGCTGCGGCTACACCGTCGTGCCCGAAGCTCTGGTGCGGGACGGCGAGTCCCTCGGCGCCCTGTGGCTTCGCCGTCAGAGCACCAAATTCAACGGCACGCCCTACATCGTGCAGCGGGCGGCGGAAGCCGTCTACAGCGAAGCGGGCTTCGCCGAGGCCATGGCGAACATCGCCGTCTATCGGGAGAATGCCCGGGTGATCGCGGACGCCCTCACAGCTGCGGGCGTGTGGTTCACCGGCGGAGAGAATTCCCCTTACATCTGGCTCAAGTGCCCCGGCGGCATGGATTCCTGGACCTTCTTTGACCGGTTGCTCTCGAAGGCCCAGGTGGTGGGCACCCCCGGCGAGGGTTTCGGCCAAAACGGCGAGGGCTTCTTCCGGCTCACGGCCTTCGCCTCCCCGGAGAACACGAGGCGGGCCGCCCGGCGCCTCCAGGACTTTCTCCGCGCCCTGTAA
- the nadE gene encoding NAD(+) synthase, which yields MRDYREETERRVLFIQDVLKGAKAEGVVYGNSGGKDSALVGILCRRATRNVLGVIMPCQSSRNYGEDMEDGIAVAKKFDIPTLTVDLTAVKEDFLKALTPAGELAPMAAANINPRLRMTTLYAIAQSRNALVAGTGNRSEAAMGYYTKWGDGAHDFNPIADLTVTEIYEFLTYLGAPESIIRKAPSAGLFEGQTDEAEMGISYGEIDRYLLERQGAPETIAKIEGAYARSRHKRVPPIAYGRIAK from the coding sequence ATGCGCGATTATCGTGAGGAAACGGAGCGCCGCGTGCTGTTCATTCAGGACGTGCTGAAGGGCGCAAAGGCCGAGGGCGTGGTCTACGGCAACAGCGGCGGCAAGGACAGTGCTCTGGTGGGCATCCTTTGCCGCAGGGCCACCCGGAACGTTCTTGGGGTCATCATGCCCTGCCAGTCCAGCCGCAACTACGGCGAGGACATGGAGGACGGCATCGCCGTGGCGAAAAAGTTCGACATCCCCACCCTTACGGTGGACCTGACCGCGGTAAAAGAAGATTTTCTGAAAGCCCTTACTCCAGCCGGTGAACTGGCTCCCATGGCGGCGGCCAATATCAATCCCAGGCTTCGCATGACCACCCTCTACGCCATCGCCCAAAGCCGGAACGCCCTTGTGGCCGGCACGGGCAACCGGAGCGAGGCGGCCATGGGCTACTACACCAAGTGGGGGGACGGCGCCCATGATTTCAATCCCATCGCCGACCTTACGGTGACGGAGATCTACGAATTTCTGACCTATCTTGGAGCGCCCGAATCCATCATCCGGAAGGCGCCCTCGGCGGGCCTGTTCGAGGGCCAGACGGACGAGGCGGAGATGGGCATCTCCTACGGGGAAATCGACCGCTACCTTCTCGAGCGCCAGGGCGCGCCGGAGACCATCGCCAAGATTGAGGGCGCCTACGCGAGAAGCCGGCACAAGCGGGTCCCGCCCATCGCCTATGGGAGGATCGCCAAATGA